The DNA window GAGAGGGACGGCTATTTGGTTCCCCCTAGTGTTACTGCAGTGGAAGTAAACCTGAGGCCATGTCAATCAGCTCAAACAAcaagcagttaaaaaaatactcaGTTAGTGCCATAGTTTAATACAGATGGTGGATGTCTCAACAAAACCACATATGTCAGTTTGAATATTATAAGGATTATACAGAACACAGAAAAGGTCATTATACCCTAAGTGCTATTACCACAGCAGCAGCTATCTCAGCagcttgacatttaaaaaaaatgtccaggcaatttggagtcaccatTTATGAACCCGGAGTACCTGGTGCCACGGAAGCATGGGGAGAGCATCCCAACATCACACAGGAAGGCCACAGCCAGACCTTTTAGCCATCAGGCAACAGCAGTACCATCACCACCATGCTggttattttctttgtgtgattGCTTAGGTGTaactaataaactaattaaTCTGTCTTTATTCGTGAAGAGACAAGATGAAAACAGCTATTAATCTGTAAACCTTTGagcagattaaagtgttttttatttttatctgaaatACTATGGGTGATATTCAGACAAGAGAAATCTGATGAGTGAGCTCAAATGAAATAGGCTACTAATTTGTATTGTGTTATTATCCAAAGTTAAATTTGAAACTAAATCAACTTGCACCAACTAATGATTTTGTATGTCATTAAGCTCACATAACTAGAAGTTACAATTTGATGATAagaaaatgttctgcatttattcagttaatgattaaaaatgtgttgttgtttttattatgactGTTTCCCTGCTCTAACCTTGACTCTGTGCCCAGGAAATTCAATGTGCTCTAAAGTGGAGAAAACCAAACATGGACTTATCTTCGTCTAAAACCTGCTGGTGTTAaatatcaaatgaaaaatgcatcaaTTGGAAATGAAAAAGCTTTGAAGACTTATTATTCAAGCAATCAAAACAGCTGGCCCTACTAAACCAAAAATGACGGTTTAAAGGAAATGACACTTTCATAGTGAGTCCATCATACAACAACAGAATATTTTCTAAGTGAGAATGTACAGAGTCTTAATCTGTACATGTGTTTGGAATTTGGTCATGGCTGGAAAACCCTCCACTGCCACCATGCACATATGAATATGCACAGTCAAGTCATCTGCTTTCTCCACTAAGGAAGGCATGCACTAATTTCATTCTATAAAAAATGTAGGCCAGATGTGTACTTTCATGCATCCAGtaaaaatttcaaacatttcattaataTCACTACCACAAGTCAGTTACACTACAACATTTAGACAGATATCTCTTGATTCTTAAAGTGTTTCTCGTTCAGTTTTCCAATTTCAAATGCAGAACTTCTCTGTGTACGAACAAGTAGCTCTATTAATTCAGTTTCCGTGTTAAATTTACAGTTTCGGTTATAAAATTTATCTGACATCTGGACAATACTTCACTTGaagatattattttattacaatgttagaaaattagttttttttcactttatcaaATTAAGGTTTATAACAACAgaaattgtactgtatatatacactttCCATTTGAACACAAAACTAAGGTAAGGTAAAGTAATTTCAAACAGGGATAGGTGTTAGTACAGCAGCAATAATTTGCTTCCACCAACAGAATCTAATCATCAAATTAGAACAACAGATAAAAACACAGTCTTacatcaataaagttgttgaaaaggtgtttctattgtttgttttttgggcaGAAGCCATACGATTAAGTTATGTTGTTATATTAAGCTatattaattttgtaatttaatgaaaaatgtccaaacacattcacaatcaAATCATTAAATGGGGAGTTTGGGCCACAGTGCACTAATGCTCAAGTAATTGTGTCCTGCTCtttaaagtgtgtttacatTAGCCCCGAGCGCACACAGTTCGTTGTGGtgatctctctctgtctctctctctctctctttctctctcacctcccccccccacccccccttctctctctctctctctctctctctctctctctctctctctctctcaaacctTCGCCTGTCTCTTCTCACGACCCGTCCGCTGTGCACCCATAATTCCCCGCGCCAGGACAAGATGGAAGAAAGCAGCGGCCGCCGGAGAACAATGTTTTGGCAATAAACCCCCAAAGAGGCAAATACGGACCAAATATAGGCACGTTTGAAGCAAACTGCGGTCATGTGTAGGTGAGTGggagtttaaatgtgcttttattcGTGGCCAGTGTTTTGGCTTTGCTGAGATTTACGCGTCGGAATTGTCTGGCTCGAGAGATGATCAGAGACCCAGCatcattgtttcttttgcaTGGGCCGTAATGCGGGTTTTCACTCAGGGCAGCTAGCACTTAGCTAACTAGCTAGCTCGTGGCAGGTTGATTGTTATAAACACAGCTGCCTCAAagcaaacacttttttattttttaaggttaCATATATGTGCCTTAAACGACGAGTAGCGTCTCCAGCTAAATATACGGGTGAGCATTATGCGGTTGTGATTACAGCTAAAGTTAGCTATCAATAAATAGAGCGCCAGCGCTGCTCGAAGCCAGACAGATTTAATTTCACGAGCGTCATCAAAGCTTGGTAATTGGAGAATGAGCAATTCGTGCCGCTGACCTGATTTTTAAAGGAAAcgtttatttaaactttatggttttattatttttttcccaactGAATGCGATCGTTTTGGTTTGATTCACACGCTTTTCCCATTTAACTGGGCAGCATAGACGTTAATAGCGTCAAATCGTGGATCCTGTTTTAGCGTTAGCTAGCTTGGTAGCTACGCTGTGTAACAGGCTAAACGTTACGTTACTTTGGTTATAATGGATAAAATTAGACAAATACGTTCTGTAAATATTTCTTATTGTAAACCACATTACTTTGAATGTCGGTATGACTTAATTTGAAATACCAATTATGGTTTGTAGGGCGTCTTAAAAGATTGTTTTCATTGAGGACGTAAAGATGCGTCGATTGTGTCTCATTGTGACTAGCTAACGAGCTAACTAGCTGGCTAACTATTATGCATCACAAAAGCTCGTCCGCTTTCTGTTGAATTGAGTGTCAAGTAGCCAAATGGTCGGCTGGTCTAAACAATAAATTCTCATCCAGCCAGTCTTCTGTGCTCGTTTGGACTCACGTAGAGTTTAGTCGCCAAACCGAGCTTGCCATAAAGCCTTTGAAATGTCTAGCTGGATTTGACCTAAATATCATTTGTTTTAGGCAAGTGTAGTGGACCGATTAATTTCCCAATAATGCAACCAATGCCCCTAGCTTTTGCATGCCTTTTTAGCTTATTAGCCAAATATAGCAAGTGGTGGTGTTCGACATGCTTCAAAGTGGGAAAACAATAGAGATCAGAAGGTATCAAGCAACAGCACCGATTTTATTTTGGCTACACTCCAAGTCACATGTGGTGCTAAATGTAGCAAGTAGAACAGTGCGGGATGTGGATTAAATATTACAGAGGAAACCCTTTTTTACATAGAGCAAAATTTTCAAAACTTTAAAGTGTTGAAAGGTGTATTGTAATGAAGTGGAAGTATTGCCATATTATTTTCAGCTCATACATCATAGATCATGGATATAGATAATCTGTAACTGTATGTTTGGgggaacttttttttaaccataattCTTGTTTTGTATTCAGGTTTTGTTAAATAACTGCTTATTTATATAGTAAAAATATGTTATATCTTATGCTTAGGCACGTCGTGGAGTAGTTTTCACATtggaattacattttcttttttcatttggcaCTTGATATTAAATTATGATAATAGTTAAGTTTGTTCTCAATattatttgcataaaaataattgattttacaGTTCAGATAAAATATATTGTgtactaaatattttttaaggttTACACTTACTTTACTCAGTCCTTCTGCTACATAAATTGTACtataataaatcaaaatttgtCATTAATGAGTGACTGAGTATAAATTCTGAGAGCACTTTAATAGAGAAAGTACTCAATGTGAACTTGCAGCTGTGAGTAAAAGGTCAAATGTGATAAAAGTACTTGGCAGTAATTTTGGTTTTTATACTTAAATCTGTAatcattaaaacttttttcataTCTTTTATCTGTCTGTTTCAGGAAATTCTCCTCCTGCATTGCTCTTTAGATTTCTTCGCCCTCCTTCTCCCCTGCACACAGCAAAACCACCACAATGAGTATTATCCAAGACAAACTAGGCAATGAATTTTTGCGCAACGGTGGCATGGACCCCAATTTTGCACCAGGTATGCTTATGTTCAGCCATCTACCTCCCGTCACCAGCTTCACACGGCTGGCCTCCCAGTCCGTTATGAGCGAGCTTCCCCAGGAGATGATTCTTAAGAAAGAACGTGACTCACCCCCAGAGCACCAGGGGGCCACTGCTACGAATACAGGGGGCTTCCTCCACAGTATGGGCATTAAGCAGGAGCGCCTAAGTGAGCTGGATTACCGTCTGCCCCTCTATGGCGGAGGTGGAGGGATTGGTGTGAACTGTGCTGGAGGGGGCGCGGGGAAGAGTGGTACTGCCAGTGACATGCCAGATATGTCTTTTGGGAATCACCACCAAAATCACCAGAACATGCTTCTACATGACCTCAGCCTCAGCAGTGTTGGCTCCCTTGGCGAACCGGTGAGAAGGGCTTTTggtttgaaatattgttttaaatattgatgCCATTGATACATTTGATGGTGTTGTACACAATTGTTAGCCACATTTTCTAATTAGTTTTTCACCATAGTGCCTAGGCATGAATTGTGATGCCCAGGATGTTATTTATTAACTCGTGATAGTGATGGATGCCTCTGTCTCCCATTTACAGACAGACTTCTAACTCTTGTATTTGTACTTAGATGCCTGGAAGATTGGGTAAAGAGCCAAAAGAGTCCTCAGGTAGAAGAGGACGGAGAAGCAATGGGGATGGTCAGGGAGGCAAAGCCAGAAGAAAACGCAGCGATGGTGCAAAGGTTAaggatttgtctgtttttcttgaCAACGAAATGTATTGTTCACCTTAAGATTATCTGCATAAGAATTGTGTTGTGCCTTTTATTGCTTTTAGCTTTTAAAGTGGTTTGAACTGTTTGAACAAAGGTTAGTCGTATATTGCCACTATATTCACGGTTTTATCCCTGTAGGCAATGATGTTAGATGCAGATGGAGCTTGTTTGTCTCCCAACTCAAAACCACATATCTGTGAGCACTGTAATGCTGCTTTTCGAAGCTCCTACCACTTGCGCAGACATGTGCTCATACACACAGGTAAGAGATATTCGctgcttcatttacatttatttatttattttttttattcattcagtaTGCAAGGTAAGTATGTACTTGGACAAATGGCtaagggttgtttttttttttttaccaaagttTGAGAAAGGAAATGTACAACAATACTTGCAAATAATAGGTATAACATTCTCAGTACAAAATTGTGTTCAGAGCACAAATATACCACTCTTATTCCTTTTCACCAAGACTACTTGGGATCTCATTTAAAACCAGACAGCCCCCGAAGTCTTGTATGAGTCAATGACTACTCATGTATTTCTGGGCATATTAGTCATTCTCTTTGCGGGAATTCCTCACTGGGCTCTCAGAAGTCATTTATGacttcgggggggggggggggtgtcatCTATTTTACATAGTTGTAAATGaagaataatacatttttgcctttattgTAGCTTTATTGAGTGTCGTAGGTTTTGTTGCGATGTTCACACATGCCAAATGCCTTTTATTGTGATCATACTGCAAATATAGACTGGACATTAATTAATGTGGTGAGCGGATGGTTGTACTCTTGATTGCACAGGTGAGAGGCCTTTCCGGTGCAGTCAGTGTAACATGAGCTTCATTCAGAAATACCTGCTGCAGCGGCATGAGAAAATCCACAGTGGTGAGTTCCCGGAATAGCATAAAATACTGAAGCCTGAACAATATCAGTTTGTAGGAATGACACATTTACACTGTCACTGTTCTTTTTCAGGAGAAAAGCCCTTTAGCTGTGATCAGTGTAACATGCGCTTTATTCAGAAATATCATATGGAGCGGCATAAACGGACACACAGCGGAGAGAAGCCGTATCGCTGTGATACCTGCCAACAAGTAAGCTACTTATAGTCTGTTTGCTAAGCAACTCGAATGTTTACCttctataaatatatttttcttgttaGCTTTGTACACACTTCAAAAGTTTTGAGTTATTCTTTGACTAATGTGCACAAGTAGCATCCATTATTAATAGCATGTTGGCAGTTGTAAAATCTAAGTTCTGCCTCTTTAAAATGAGTTGTCTGAGTTTAGTGTTATCTAGAGTAGCTTTTTAATGTCTGTAATAAATTTTCTGTTGTCGTAATGGAGAAAAGCCAAGCATACtaattcactttttatttttttttccaccctgtTGAAATCTTTCTCTTTTAATCTTTACACTTGTAGTTTTTCTCAAGAACAGACCGGTTACTGAAGCACAAACGGACTTGTGGAGAAGCCATAAAGAAGGGCCTAGACCCAAGCATGCTGGAGCTCAGTGAAGCAGAGCTAGGCCAGGGCAGCTATTCACTTACTCAGGGAAACTCTACCACCTCTGGACGTAAAAGAGCAAAGTCCAAAAATGGTGAAGGCGGTGAGCgcaagaggaagaagaatgcTTCTACAACAGTGGCAGGAGCCTCATCCTCCGCAGAAATGGCCCGTGACCTTGGCCTGCAGGACTTCGGCATGGAGCACCCATCAGGCTCTGGCCCCACCGTGCAGGGACGTACTCCCAAATTGGTCTTTAAAAAAGCCGGCCGCAAGGGCCTGGACAAAGACATGCTCTCTCTGGAAGACAGTGCTGACAGACACAAACTCTTGGGCCAGAAGCCTGGCTCCATGGACCACGTGGAGGGCGCTGGCCTCGACAACATGGGTCTACTTCAGGGAGCtggggaaaacaagcaggggcCCACTACCAGCAGCAACTATGATGATGCAATGCAGTTTGTGAAAAAGCGGCGCTACCTCCATGCAGTTAACAGTGACTATGGTGCTGCTGCACTGCACATGGCATCCCAGGGCAGTAGTGTTATCCAGGGCTCCCTGGGGTCCGAGCCCACGCTGGCCATGCTGGACTCATTGCCCTTGGAACTCAAGCATGACAAGTCGGGCATTCCAGATGAGGTGCTGCAAAGCCTGTTAGACCATTACAGCCATAAGCCAGAGGGGACACATCACCATGAAGTGAATTTCGACATATCAGATCACCCACATCATGTAGACCTCCAACCTGCAGCCCCTGTTACTCCAGAGCTAGATGACGAGTCGCCCAATGGTGGTGATAAGACAGCAGTAATGAGTGAGTACTCAAAATTCCTCCTGCAGACCCTGGAGCGCACCAGCCATAGTGGACCCTTCCCCAGCCTTGGTCCAACAGGGCCTTTCACACTCTTGTCCAGCAACTCCAGTCCAACAGGGCCCCTGTTTTCTGATAAACATGTGTACACCACATCCCCACTAGACTGTGGCTACCCGCCCACTGTCTCCTCTCCACTGCCTATTGTTGctccttcatcctcctcttcctcatcctcctccaaGTCCCACTATGGCATGCTTGTTG is part of the Channa argus isolate prfri chromosome 20, Channa argus male v1.0, whole genome shotgun sequence genome and encodes:
- the LOC137105658 gene encoding zinc finger protein 281-like isoform X2, whose amino-acid sequence is MSIIQDKLGNEFLRNGGMDPNFAPGMLMFSHLPPVTSFTRLASQSVMSELPQEMILKKERDSPPEHQGATATNTGGFLHSMGIKQERLSELDYRLPLYGGGGGIGVNCAGGGAGKSGTASDMPDMSFGNHHQNHQNMLLHDLSLSSVGSLGEPMPGRLGKEPKESSGRRGRRSNGDGQGGKARRKRSDGAKAMMLDADGACLSPNSKPHICEHCNAAFRSSYHLRRHVLIHTGERPFRCSQCNMSFIQKYLLQRHEKIHSGEKPFSCDQCNMRFIQKYHMERHKRTHSGEKPYRCDTCQQFFSRTDRLLKHKRTCGEAIKKGLDPSMLELSEAELGQGSYSLTQGNSTTSGRKRAKSKNGEGGERKRKKNASTTVAGASSSAEMARDLGLQDFGMEHPSGSGPTVQGRTPKLVFKKAGRKGLDKDMLSLEDSADRHKLLGQKPGSMDHVEGAGLDNMGLLQGAGENKQGPTTSSNYDDAMQFVKKRRYLHAVNSDYGAAALHMASQGSSVIQGSLGSEPTLAMLDSLPLELKHDKSGIPDEVLQSLLDHYSHKPEGTHHHEVNFDISDHPHHVDLQPAAPVTPELDDESPNGGDKTAVMSEYSKFLLQTLERTSHSGPFPSLGPTGPFTLLSSNSSPTGPLFSDKHVYTTSPLDCGYPPTVSSPLPIVAPSSSSSSSSSKSHYGMLVGSPSQASYHLSLESTSHQQLTPSQELTEQLEKQGLTAAAEGSKGQQSKPGASTAPTNGSSYPDLSPLNTSKEPTYQIENFAQAFGSQFKSGRRTPLSYGSDAGAEVDHRIRTPVSEFSGYTSLLADVSEPASTGSKTPTSQSFR
- the LOC137105658 gene encoding zinc finger protein 281-like isoform X1, whose amino-acid sequence is MSIIQDKLGNEFLRNGGMDPNFAPGMLMFSHLPPVTSFTRLASQSVMSELPQEMILKKERDSPPEHQGATATNTGGFLHSMGIKQERLSELDYRLPLYGGGGGIGVNCAGGGAGKSGTASDMPDMSFGNHHQNHQNMLLHDLSLSSVGSLGEPMPGRLGKEPKESSGRRGRRSNGDGQGGKARRKRSDGAKAMMLDADGACLSPNSKPHICEHCNAAFRSSYHLRRHVLIHTDCTGERPFRCSQCNMSFIQKYLLQRHEKIHSGEKPFSCDQCNMRFIQKYHMERHKRTHSGEKPYRCDTCQQFFSRTDRLLKHKRTCGEAIKKGLDPSMLELSEAELGQGSYSLTQGNSTTSGRKRAKSKNGEGGERKRKKNASTTVAGASSSAEMARDLGLQDFGMEHPSGSGPTVQGRTPKLVFKKAGRKGLDKDMLSLEDSADRHKLLGQKPGSMDHVEGAGLDNMGLLQGAGENKQGPTTSSNYDDAMQFVKKRRYLHAVNSDYGAAALHMASQGSSVIQGSLGSEPTLAMLDSLPLELKHDKSGIPDEVLQSLLDHYSHKPEGTHHHEVNFDISDHPHHVDLQPAAPVTPELDDESPNGGDKTAVMSEYSKFLLQTLERTSHSGPFPSLGPTGPFTLLSSNSSPTGPLFSDKHVYTTSPLDCGYPPTVSSPLPIVAPSSSSSSSSSKSHYGMLVGSPSQASYHLSLESTSHQQLTPSQELTEQLEKQGLTAAAEGSKGQQSKPGASTAPTNGSSYPDLSPLNTSKEPTYQIENFAQAFGSQFKSGRRTPLSYGSDAGAEVDHRIRTPVSEFSGYTSLLADVSEPASTGSKTPTSQSFR